In Malus sylvestris chromosome 16, drMalSylv7.2, whole genome shotgun sequence, the following are encoded in one genomic region:
- the LOC126607156 gene encoding UDP-glucuronate 4-epimerase 1-like, translated as MSSSLEDELFPSTPGKFKIERSHAMNRQFHRCFASTSTMFLWALFLIALTASYLSFQSFVDSSSRYFSASWGGIQWEKQVRNSAQIHRSGGMSVLITGAAGFVGSHVSLALKKRGDGVVGIDNFNSYYDPSLKEARRSLLKTHDIFIVEGDINDNRLLDKLFDTVAFTHVMHLAAQAGVRYAMENPHSYVHSNIAGLVTLLEVCKSANPQPSIVWASSSSVYGLNDNVPFSELHRTDQPASLYAATKKAGEEITHTYNHIYGLSITGLRFFTVYGPWGRPDMAYFSFTRNILQGKPITIYRGKNGIDLARDFTYIDDIVKGCLGSLDTSGKSTGSGGKKRGLAPYRIFNLGNTSPVTVPTLVNILERHLKTKAKKKVVDMPGNGDVPFTHANISSAGRELGYKPTTNLQSGLNKFVRWYLSYYGYIRGKPVN; from the coding sequence ATGTCGTCTTCATTGGAAGATGAGTTGTTCCCCTCGACGCCCGGCAAGTTCAAGATCGAGCGGAGCCACGCCATGAACCGCCAGTTCCACCGCTGCTTCGCCTCGACAAGCACCATGTTCTTGTGGGCCCTATTTCTCATCGCCTTGACCGCGTCGTATTTGAGTTTTCAGAGCTTCGTTGACTCCAGCAGCCGCTACTTCTCCGCCTCCTGGGGTGGCATCCAGTGGGAGAAGCAGGTTCGCAACTCTGCCCAGATCCACCGCTCCGGCGGCATGTCCGTCCTCATCACCGGCGCCGCCGGATTCGTCGGGAGCCACGTCTCTCTAGCCCTCAAAAAGCGCGGAGACGGCGTCGTCGGAATTGACAACTTCAACAGCTACTACGACCCGTCGTTGAAGGAAGCTCGCAGGTCGCTCCTCAAGACCCACGACATTTTCATCGTCGAGGGCGACATAAACGACAACCGCCTCCTCGACAAGTTATTCGACACGGTGGCGTTCACCCACGTGATGCACTTGGCGGCTCAAGCCGGCGTCCGGTACGCCATGGAAAACCCTCATTCCTACGTCCACAGCAATATCGCCGGCCTCGTCACACTTCTTGAAGTCTGCAAATCGGCCAATCCTCAGCCGTCCATCGTTTGGGCCTCGTCCAGCTCTGTCTACGGCTTAAACGACAACGTTCCGTTCTCCGAATTGCACCGTACGGACCAGCCGGCCAGCCTCTATGCCGCCACCAAGAAAGCCGGTGAAGAAATTACCCACACTTACAACCATATTTACGGCCTGTCAATTACCGGTTTGAGATTTTTCACCGTGTACGGACCCTGGGGACGACCCGACATGGCCTATTTTTCTTTCACCCGCAACATCCTCCAAGGAAAGCCCATCACCATTTACCGGGGCAAGAACGGGATCGACTTGGCGAGGGATTTCACATATATTGACGACATCGTGAAGGGCTGTTTGGGGTCGCTGGATACATCCGGGAAGAGTACCGGGTCGGGTGGGAAGAAGCGGGGATTGGCGCCGTACCGGATCTTTAATTTGGGGAACACATCACCGGTGACAGTGCCGACACTTGTCAACATCTTGGAGAGGCATTTGAAGACGAAGGCAAAGAAAAAGGTGGTGGACATGCCTGGAAACGGCGACGTTCCGTTCACGCACGCGAATATAAGTTCGGCCGGAAGAGAACTCGGGTACAAGCCCACAACCAATTTGCAGAGCGGGTTGAACAAGTTTGTTAGATGGTACCTTTCTTATTACGGCTACATTCGTGGCAAGCctgtaaattaa